A region from the Paenibacillus humicola genome encodes:
- a CDS encoding bactofilin, whose protein sequence is MQPKSVTITGTGSVSGGLYQRVNILGEAELFGDIQCESFKCTGNSHSKGSMTARKYRLQGEASISGDLKAVELTSLGQIDVEGAVRGGKMTVRGQLSAGGSCEADRLTVKGAVSVGGLLSAEQLDISLYGPSEAKEIGVGTISVKRKAIQTIKQWFTPQGAAELRAGTIEGDTIYLEHTTADVVRGNRVELGPGCKIGLVEYRDVLKKSGSAAVGSELKV, encoded by the coding sequence ATGCAGCCGAAAAGCGTAACCATTACCGGCACGGGCTCGGTGTCCGGCGGGCTGTATCAACGCGTAAACATACTGGGCGAAGCGGAGCTGTTCGGCGACATTCAGTGCGAGTCGTTCAAATGCACGGGGAACAGCCATTCGAAGGGCTCGATGACCGCCCGAAAATATCGGCTTCAGGGCGAAGCGAGCATCTCCGGCGATTTGAAGGCGGTAGAGCTGACCTCGCTCGGGCAGATCGACGTCGAAGGCGCCGTGCGCGGCGGGAAAATGACGGTCAGGGGACAGCTCTCGGCCGGCGGGTCGTGCGAAGCCGATCGGCTGACGGTGAAGGGGGCGGTCAGCGTCGGCGGTCTGCTGAGCGCGGAGCAGCTGGACATCAGCCTGTACGGCCCGAGCGAAGCGAAGGAAATCGGCGTCGGGACGATCAGCGTCAAGCGCAAAGCCATTCAGACGATCAAGCAGTGGTTTACTCCCCAAGGTGCGGCGGAGCTGCGGGCGGGTACGATCGAGGGCGACACGATTTATTTGGAGCATACAACGGCCGACGTCGTCAGGGGCAATCGGGTCGAGCTCGGTCCCGGCTGCAAAATCGGGCTGGTCGAATACCGGGACGTCCTGAAAAAAAGCGGAAGCGCCGCAGTCGGCAGCGAGCTTAAAGTTTAG
- a CDS encoding MDR family MFS transporter produces MAPQSSKLGLVILGLLLGIFVAAIDNTIVATAMGTIVADLGGLDKYVWVTSAYLVTEMAGMPIFGKLSDMYGRKRFFVFGIGMFLLGSILCGTAHNIVELSIYRAIQGIGGGALMPIAFTIMFDVIPPEKRGGMGGLFSAVFGTSSLAGPLLGAYITDHIDWRWIFYINVPIGIAALALILFNYRESVQHAVQKIDWWGALTLVGSVVSLMFALELGGQEYAWDSAQIIGLFAAAAVLLAIFLYVETKAAEPIISYGMFRKRLFAASTIIGLLYGAGFITFAMYIPIYVQGVTGGTATNSGLLLLPMTLGSVAASQVGGVMASKTSYRNIMILSGVIFLLGTYLLGTLTPDTSRWLLTVYMIIAGFGVGFSFSVLGMAGIHHFDARQRGSANSTMAFVRSLGMTVGLTVFGILQRNLLTGKLSDAFDGQTGAAAGGLLGDTRELLSPEKRAAIPKDVLDKIIGALSSSVSTMFLWALIPAGLAFIAILYMGNARLEIPAKAEQGKRAAGFGGH; encoded by the coding sequence ATGGCACCGCAATCCAGCAAGTTAGGGCTTGTCATTCTCGGTCTGCTGCTCGGCATTTTCGTAGCGGCGATCGACAATACGATTGTGGCGACGGCGATGGGAACGATCGTCGCCGATCTTGGCGGTCTCGATAAATATGTATGGGTCACCTCGGCTTATCTCGTGACGGAGATGGCCGGCATGCCGATCTTCGGCAAGCTGTCGGATATGTATGGGCGTAAACGGTTTTTTGTGTTCGGCATCGGCATGTTTCTGCTCGGTTCGATCCTGTGCGGCACAGCGCATAATATCGTAGAGCTGAGCATCTACCGCGCCATCCAAGGAATCGGCGGCGGCGCGCTGATGCCGATCGCTTTTACAATCATGTTCGACGTCATTCCCCCGGAAAAAAGAGGCGGCATGGGCGGCCTGTTCAGCGCCGTATTCGGCACGTCGAGCCTTGCAGGCCCGCTGCTTGGCGCTTATATTACGGACCATATCGATTGGCGGTGGATTTTCTACATCAATGTGCCGATCGGCATCGCCGCGCTTGCGCTGATCCTGTTCAACTACCGCGAATCGGTCCAGCACGCCGTGCAAAAAATCGACTGGTGGGGGGCGCTGACCCTTGTCGGCTCGGTCGTCAGCCTCATGTTCGCGCTGGAGCTGGGCGGACAGGAATATGCCTGGGACTCGGCGCAAATCATCGGATTGTTCGCCGCCGCGGCCGTGCTGCTGGCCATCTTCCTATACGTCGAGACGAAAGCGGCGGAGCCGATCATCTCTTACGGCATGTTCCGCAAGCGGCTGTTCGCCGCAAGTACAATTATCGGGCTGCTGTACGGGGCGGGGTTCATTACTTTCGCCATGTACATCCCGATCTACGTGCAGGGCGTGACGGGCGGCACCGCGACTAATTCCGGCCTCCTTCTGCTGCCGATGACGCTCGGGTCAGTCGCTGCCTCGCAGGTCGGGGGCGTGATGGCGTCAAAAACGTCGTACCGGAATATTATGATTTTGTCCGGCGTCATTTTCCTGCTCGGCACGTATTTGCTCGGCACGCTTACGCCGGATACATCCAGATGGCTGCTAACGGTGTATATGATTATTGCCGGCTTCGGCGTCGGCTTTTCTTTCTCGGTGCTCGGCATGGCCGGCATTCACCATTTCGACGCCCGGCAGCGCGGCTCGGCGAACTCGACGATGGCCTTCGTCCGCTCGCTCGGTATGACGGTCGGCCTTACCGTGTTCGGCATCCTGCAGCGGAATTTACTGACCGGCAAGCTGTCGGACGCCTTCGACGGCCAGACCGGGGCGGCGGCCGGCGGGCTGCTCGGCGATACGCGGGAGCTGCTCTCTCCCGAGAAGCGGGCGGCGATTCCAAAGGACGTCCTGGACAAAATCATCGGCGCGCTGTCCTCGTCGGTCTCCACGATGTTTCTGTGGGCGCTCATCCCGGCCGGACTCGCCTTTATCGCGATCCTGTACATGGGGAACGCAAGGCTTGAAATCCCGGCGAAAGCGGAGCAGGGGAAACGGGCGGCCGGGTTCGGCGGGCATTGA
- the rnr gene encoding ribonuclease R: MVTEQELLDFMREQAYKPMTYQELQEQLGGGDAESFKAFLVMLNELEHEGKIIRTRSDRYGVPERMNLLRGRVQAHSKGFAFLIPEEKGHPDVYLHANDLKTAMNGDTVLVRVTSKSEGGGRMEGEVVRVVQRAVTQVVGTFENHETYGFVLPDDKRINRDIFIPQDGFKGAVTGQKVVARIVSYPEGRSAAEGEIVEILGHKDDPGVDILSIIRKHQLPESFPEEVTAEAEAAPDSIAEEEIVRQGRRDLRNKVIVTIDGEDAKDLDDAVNVERLENGNYVLGVHIADVSYYVRENSELDREAYRRGCSVYLVDRVIPMLPHRLSNGICSLNPKVDRLTMSCEMEFDAKTLKRVRHDVFTSVIRTKERMTYTNVRKIVQDEDPEVTERYADLVDTFKLMEELAMRLRDMRMKRGAIDFDFVEAKVLVDAEGKPVDIVKRERSVAEQIIEEFMLAANETVAEHFYWLRVPFLYRIHENPDSEKLLHFVQFAANFGYKVKGKGNAIHPRALQSLLEEIRGTKEQTVISTVMLRSMKQARYEAESLGHFGLAAEFYSHFTSPIRRYPDLIIHRVIREVLENGGFLPDARLEAMTAKMPDIAQQSSERERVAVEAERDTEKLKKAEFMLDKIGEEYDGIISSVTSFGIFVELDNTVEGLIRLSYLADDYYHFDEQHMLLIGERTSKIFRIGDEVRIRVENVNMSEYTIDFTMVEARSARRGDRAAFGAGKSGGGRGRGKAQGGPREREAAGGRSAEGAPGRSGRGSRENAPGGRSREAGRTGGAAAGSAAAGERSGRRGSGAAGGGGMIPARRRSADEERGWKPEDDYNLDRILGIEDNSADTGSARPGLSGDSPNGEARKGAVRTDMWGLPILGTDSGTIDGGEDDDYYTGGRDNRGGRRSGGNRAAGTGSRGAAAGERGGRRGGSARKNGASAPDGSSKRKKTPGSGIINASGQEAPASAKPHKKKSGGNATAAFVRKKRK; this comes from the coding sequence ATGGTGACGGAGCAGGAGCTGCTGGATTTCATGCGCGAGCAGGCCTATAAGCCGATGACATACCAGGAGCTGCAGGAGCAGCTGGGAGGCGGGGACGCGGAATCGTTCAAGGCGTTTCTCGTTATGCTGAACGAATTGGAACACGAAGGGAAAATTATCCGGACGCGCAGCGACCGGTACGGCGTGCCGGAGCGGATGAATTTGCTGCGCGGCCGCGTGCAGGCGCATTCCAAGGGATTTGCGTTTCTGATTCCGGAGGAGAAGGGGCATCCGGACGTCTATTTGCATGCGAACGATTTGAAAACGGCGATGAACGGCGATACGGTGCTCGTCCGCGTCACGTCCAAAAGCGAAGGCGGCGGCCGGATGGAGGGCGAGGTCGTCCGCGTCGTGCAGCGGGCCGTGACTCAAGTGGTCGGCACGTTCGAAAATCACGAGACCTACGGCTTTGTGCTGCCCGACGATAAGCGGATCAACCGGGATATTTTCATCCCGCAGGACGGCTTCAAAGGGGCGGTAACGGGCCAAAAGGTCGTGGCGCGCATCGTCTCGTATCCGGAAGGGCGTTCGGCCGCCGAAGGGGAAATCGTTGAAATTCTCGGGCACAAGGACGATCCGGGCGTCGACATTCTGTCCATCATTCGCAAGCATCAGCTGCCGGAGAGCTTCCCGGAAGAGGTGACGGCGGAAGCGGAAGCCGCGCCCGATTCGATTGCCGAAGAGGAAATCGTCCGCCAGGGACGGCGCGATTTGCGAAATAAAGTGATCGTGACGATCGACGGCGAGGATGCGAAGGATCTTGACGACGCGGTCAACGTCGAGCGGCTGGAGAACGGCAACTACGTGCTTGGCGTGCATATCGCGGACGTGAGCTATTATGTGCGCGAGAACTCCGAGCTGGACCGGGAGGCGTACCGCCGCGGCTGCAGCGTGTATCTGGTCGACCGGGTCATCCCGATGCTGCCGCACCGGCTGTCGAACGGCATTTGCTCGCTGAATCCGAAGGTGGACCGGCTGACGATGTCGTGCGAGATGGAATTCGACGCAAAAACGCTGAAAAGGGTGCGACACGACGTCTTTACGAGCGTCATTCGCACAAAGGAGCGGATGACGTACACGAACGTCCGCAAAATTGTACAGGACGAGGATCCGGAAGTGACCGAGCGGTACGCCGATCTCGTCGATACGTTCAAGCTGATGGAAGAGCTGGCGATGCGGCTGCGCGACATGCGCATGAAGCGGGGCGCGATAGACTTCGATTTTGTCGAGGCGAAGGTGCTCGTGGATGCGGAAGGCAAGCCGGTCGATATCGTGAAACGCGAGCGCTCGGTGGCCGAGCAGATCATCGAAGAATTTATGCTGGCGGCGAACGAGACGGTGGCGGAGCATTTCTACTGGCTGCGCGTGCCGTTTCTGTACCGGATTCACGAAAATCCGGATTCGGAGAAGCTGCTGCATTTCGTGCAGTTCGCGGCGAATTTCGGGTATAAAGTGAAAGGTAAAGGAAATGCGATCCATCCGCGTGCGCTGCAATCGCTGCTCGAGGAAATTCGCGGGACGAAGGAGCAGACGGTTATCTCGACCGTGATGCTGCGCTCGATGAAGCAGGCGCGCTACGAGGCGGAGAGCCTGGGCCATTTCGGCCTGGCGGCGGAGTTTTATTCGCATTTCACGTCGCCGATCCGGCGGTACCCGGACCTTATCATCCACCGTGTCATCCGCGAGGTGCTGGAGAACGGCGGTTTTCTGCCGGACGCGCGCCTCGAGGCGATGACTGCGAAAATGCCGGACATCGCGCAGCAGTCTTCGGAGCGGGAGCGCGTCGCCGTTGAGGCGGAGCGCGATACGGAGAAGCTGAAAAAAGCGGAATTCATGCTGGACAAGATCGGCGAGGAATACGACGGCATCATCAGCAGCGTGACGAGCTTCGGCATCTTCGTCGAGCTTGACAATACGGTGGAGGGCTTGATCCGGCTCAGCTACTTGGCCGACGATTATTATCATTTTGACGAGCAGCATATGCTGCTGATCGGCGAGCGCACGTCGAAAATATTCCGCATCGGCGATGAGGTGCGCATTCGCGTCGAGAATGTCAATATGAGCGAATACACCATCGATTTCACGATGGTGGAAGCGCGCAGCGCGAGGCGCGGCGATAGAGCCGCGTTTGGCGCCGGCAAGAGCGGCGGCGGCCGCGGGCGCGGCAAGGCGCAGGGCGGGCCGCGCGAACGCGAAGCGGCCGGCGGCCGCAGCGCGGAAGGCGCGCCGGGGCGAAGCGGGCGCGGCTCGCGCGAGAACGCGCCGGGCGGGCGGAGCCGCGAAGCGGGCCGCACAGGCGGCGCCGCCGCCGGTTCCGCCGCAGCGGGCGAGCGAAGCGGCCGCCGCGGCAGCGGTGCGGCCGGGGGCGGCGGGATGATCCCCGCCCGGAGACGCAGCGCGGACGAGGAGCGCGGCTGGAAGCCCGAGGACGATTACAATCTCGACCGGATTCTCGGCATCGAGGACAATAGTGCTGATACGGGGTCTGCCCGGCCCGGGCTCAGCGGCGATTCACCGAACGGCGAAGCGCGTAAAGGCGCGGTGCGCACCGACATGTGGGGGCTCCCGATCCTGGGAACCGACAGCGGCACTATCGACGGCGGCGAAGACGACGATTATTACACGGGCGGCCGGGATAACCGCGGCGGCAGACGTTCGGGCGGAAATCGCGCAGCAGGTACGGGATCGAGAGGAGCGGCGGCAGGCGAACGCGGCGGGCGACGCGGCGGCTCGGCCCGCAAGAATGGGGCTTCGGCTCCGGACGGGTCTTCCAAGCGCAAGAAAACGCCGGGCAGCGGCATTATTAACGCTTCGGGACAAGAAGCCCCCGCTTCGGCCAAGCCGCACAAGAAGAAAAGCGGTGGCAACGCTACAGCGGCCTTTGTTAGGAAGAAACGGAAGTAG